Proteins from a genomic interval of Gossypium hirsutum isolate 1008001.06 chromosome A09, Gossypium_hirsutum_v2.1, whole genome shotgun sequence:
- the LOC107890108 gene encoding dof zinc finger protein DOF3.5: protein MEREWKPSGEISPNCPRCGSSNTKFCYYNNYSLTQPRYFCKGCRRYWTKGGSLRNVPIGGGCRKNRRGKSLLRLPTDGAPCNKSLSSDSCDNKVNALSDSNTSSSMSDGSHIDLALLFANFLNNQQPENKSSFEVPELLTEFDPSREFPSLSNTNMESSLQLPKENGVTGCLTHSDFSTDYHLSNNDQIYHSGLDYLDRVQQCTGDETSNYALPPLPDDDLSSQEILWPNSHSSITHALHLQATQEPLLGPETQDPNLLFGNWSPFDLSSDDTFSTRT from the coding sequence ATGGAGAGAGAATGGAAGCCTAGCGGGGAGATATCACCAAATTGTCCAAGGTGTGGTTCTTCCAATACCAAATTCTGTTATTACAACAATTACAGCTtaacacaaccaaggtactttTGCAAAGGCTGTCGAAGATATTGGACCAAAGGAGGTTCCCTTCGCAACGTGCCGATCGGAGGCGGCTGCCGCAAAAACAGAAGAGGTAAGTCCTTATTAAGGCTGCCGACTGATGGTGCCCCCTGCAACAAGAGTTTGTCAAGTGACAGTTGTGATAATAAAGTGAACGCCTTATCCGACTCCAATACCTCCTCCTCAATGTCTGACGGTTCTCATATCGATTTGGCACTCCTTTTTGCCAACTTTCTGAACAATCAACAACCAGAAAACAAGTCCAGTTTCGAAGTTCCAGAGTTGCTGACGGAGTTCGATCCATCTCGGGAGTTTCCAAGCTTATCGAACACGAACATGGAATCAAGTCTTCAGCTACCGAAAGAAAACGGTGTCACTGGATGCCTCACTCACTCCGACTTCTCCACAGACTATCACTTGAGCAACAATGACCAAATATACCATTCTGGATTAGATTATCTAGATAGAGTTCAACAATGTACAGGCGATGAAACAAGTAACTATGCATTGCCACCATTGCCAGATGATGATTTATCTTCCCAAGAGATACTGTGGCCGAATTCTCATTCCTCCATCACTCATGCCTTGCACTTGCAGGCAACTCAAGAGCCACTTCTAGGACCTGAAACTCAAGATCCGAATCTACTGTTTGGTAATTGGAGTCCATTTGATTTGTCTAGTGATGATACTTTCAGTACCAGGACTTGA